From Neobacillus sp. PS2-9, the proteins below share one genomic window:
- a CDS encoding terminase small subunit, producing the protein MMVDLNIKQKRFADYYIETGNATASYLRAGYEAEGNAAEVNASRLLRNAKVLEYIKERNEQLDVGLIADITETKRFWTEIMRDEEADMKDRLKASEFIAKTNGAFVEKKELQGGFNGKIEFGFIDPSVNEKY; encoded by the coding sequence ATGATGGTTGATTTGAATATTAAGCAAAAAAGGTTTGCGGATTATTACATTGAGACGGGAAATGCAACAGCTAGTTATTTACGTGCAGGTTATGAGGCAGAAGGGAATGCTGCGGAAGTAAACGCTAGCCGTCTGCTCAGAAATGCTAAGGTACTAGAGTACATCAAAGAGCGGAATGAACAATTGGATGTAGGTTTAATTGCTGATATAACGGAAACAAAGCGGTTTTGGACAGAGATTATGAGAGATGAAGAAGCTGACATGAAAGACCGGCTGAAGGCATCGGAATTCATTGCCAAAACGAATGGTGCTTTTGTCGAGAAGAAGGAACTGCAAGGTGGATTTAATGGGAAAATAGAGTTTGGATTTATTGACCCCTCCGTGAACGAAAAGTACTAA
- a CDS encoding CHC2 zinc finger domain-containing protein — protein MSVIIDEINRRLSVITALEKYTDVKLPKINTNKKQFQIRCPFHNDHTPSFTVYAVTNSWYCWAGCGGGNVINLVSKALNITYEQAKRVLIKDLRLDPVNLAHAIDSGELKIQGSLKEFYDNCGKYADALSDLKRIYEQEALTIEDLTSMEQKADVYHNLSKIDYFEPLIRNGSVEDRIYAMRRIGEMINDANKQFN, from the coding sequence ATGTCAGTAATTATTGACGAAATTAATAGAAGATTATCTGTCATCACCGCTTTAGAAAAATATACTGATGTCAAGCTACCAAAAATTAATACAAATAAAAAGCAGTTCCAAATCCGCTGCCCTTTCCACAATGACCATACGCCTTCCTTTACAGTATATGCAGTTACTAACTCTTGGTATTGCTGGGCGGGCTGCGGTGGTGGAAACGTCATAAATTTGGTAAGTAAAGCTCTGAATATTACTTATGAGCAGGCAAAAAGGGTCCTCATAAAAGATTTGCGCCTTGACCCAGTTAACCTTGCTCATGCTATCGATTCAGGTGAACTTAAAATACAAGGAAGCCTTAAAGAATTTTACGATAACTGCGGAAAATACGCTGACGCCTTATCCGATTTAAAACGGATTTATGAACAGGAAGCGTTAACTATTGAGGACTTGACCAGCATGGAACAAAAAGCGGATGTCTACCATAACCTGTCCAAAATTGATTATTTTGAGCCATTAATCAGAAATGGTAGTGTCGAGGACAGGATTTATGCCATGAGAAGAATAGGAGAAATGATTAACGATGCCAACAAACAATTTAACTAA
- a CDS encoding YfjI family protein — MPTNNLTNLSPNDLSLITGFNRDESYMEEWEEPVWYEQNELPEFNASIFPKWLMDFVIAVAESTQTAVDMACMAAITVLSIASAKNFVINPYGDWFEPLNTYCITLLGPANRKSSVHREMCLPMVSFEKEENERLKLESMKNESTRRTLHKRIEHLEGNYARDGDSSIFEEITQIQQELDGLPELSPPTFITDDATPEILVTLMKQNRERIGLVSAEAGLFDMVKGLYSGKINLEVYLKGHSGDYLRVDRRTRTEIVESPCITIGIFGQPDTVKNLPPIFQGRGFMARFLYSLPKDLKGYRKVRPESIPEDVRATYNKNIKLLMKQSMKKPLVLTFDAEADPLFADYQERIENELRDGGSLSNIPEWGGKIVGNIARIAGLLHIANQLDIDDSLECIPEKISSVTVYKAILLSNYFIQHAQAAFGTMKNDNQNNDASYLLKVLIRRYRKLYEEIGHYDCLIPFRDVQQLVKKRFNTEELNTVINELVERGFIKRALLASKNGDRQKKFIQINPYFLKQIPITPIPE, encoded by the coding sequence ATGCCAACAAACAATTTAACTAACCTTTCACCAAACGATCTTTCGTTGATAACAGGCTTCAATAGAGATGAAAGCTATATGGAAGAATGGGAAGAACCGGTCTGGTACGAACAAAATGAGCTACCAGAGTTTAATGCTAGTATCTTTCCAAAATGGTTAATGGACTTTGTTATTGCTGTAGCTGAGTCCACACAAACAGCAGTGGATATGGCTTGTATGGCCGCTATTACAGTTCTATCAATAGCATCAGCAAAGAATTTTGTAATCAATCCTTATGGTGACTGGTTTGAACCGTTGAACACCTACTGCATTACTTTACTTGGACCAGCAAACAGGAAAAGTTCCGTTCATCGTGAAATGTGTCTGCCGATGGTCAGTTTTGAAAAAGAAGAGAACGAGCGATTAAAGCTTGAATCAATGAAGAATGAATCCACTAGGCGTACGCTGCATAAACGAATTGAGCATCTTGAAGGAAATTACGCTAGAGACGGTGACAGTAGCATCTTTGAGGAAATCACGCAGATACAACAAGAACTGGATGGCCTGCCTGAACTATCTCCTCCAACTTTTATTACCGATGATGCTACTCCCGAAATCTTAGTCACCTTAATGAAACAAAATCGAGAAAGAATTGGTTTAGTTTCTGCAGAAGCCGGTCTGTTTGACATGGTTAAAGGACTTTATAGCGGAAAAATTAACCTTGAGGTTTACCTTAAAGGACATTCAGGAGATTATCTTAGGGTTGACCGTAGAACTAGAACAGAGATTGTAGAATCTCCGTGTATAACTATTGGAATTTTCGGTCAACCCGATACAGTAAAAAATTTACCTCCTATATTCCAGGGTAGAGGATTTATGGCCCGTTTCCTTTACTCACTTCCAAAAGATTTGAAAGGATACAGGAAGGTACGTCCTGAGTCCATTCCTGAGGATGTTAGGGCCACATACAATAAAAATATTAAATTACTAATGAAACAATCTATGAAAAAACCTTTGGTCCTAACTTTTGACGCTGAGGCAGATCCCTTATTTGCTGATTATCAGGAACGAATTGAAAACGAGTTACGTGACGGCGGATCGTTATCAAACATACCGGAGTGGGGAGGAAAAATTGTCGGAAATATTGCTCGGATTGCAGGTTTACTCCATATCGCCAATCAACTGGATATTGATGATAGTTTAGAGTGCATACCGGAAAAAATTAGCTCGGTAACAGTTTACAAAGCGATATTGCTTAGTAATTATTTCATTCAACATGCACAGGCAGCTTTTGGCACGATGAAAAACGATAACCAAAATAACGATGCTAGCTATCTATTAAAGGTCTTAATAAGAAGATACAGGAAGCTCTATGAAGAAATTGGTCACTATGATTGCCTTATCCCATTTAGGGACGTCCAACAACTAGTAAAAAAAAGGTTTAACACAGAAGAACTTAACACAGTCATAAATGAATTGGTAGAAAGAGGATTTATTAAAAGAGCGTTGCTCGCTTCAAAGAACGGAGATAGGCAAAAAAAGTTCATTCAAATCAATCCATATTTTTTAAAACAGATCCCCATTACCCCAATTCCTGAATAA
- a CDS encoding helix-turn-helix domain-containing protein, whose product MKKASELPEVLEVKDLQAFLGIGRGQAYSLVKSNSFHAVTVGKRILIPRKSFLTWFEGSTEDPLATHPVKEEKVEF is encoded by the coding sequence ATGAAAAAAGCATCAGAATTACCTGAGGTTTTAGAAGTAAAGGATTTACAAGCTTTCCTTGGGATTGGTCGTGGGCAAGCCTACTCATTAGTCAAGTCTAATTCTTTCCATGCTGTAACGGTAGGCAAACGTATACTGATACCCCGAAAATCATTTCTAACATGGTTTGAAGGCTCTACTGAAGACCCTTTGGCAACACATCCTGTTAAAGAAGAAAAAGTGGAATTCTAA
- a CDS encoding site-specific integrase, with the protein MAGTGYPKQDKKTGKWIFVIETGKDSNGKRTRIKRSFNTKKEAKIAMAEALLEVKNNRNKPNNVQISVGEYLSYWLENYAKTNTKPKTYAEYEKIVRAHLKPSLGHIELQELKSTQLQNYYKEKLNVLSAQSVTHHHRVLSKALNDAIDWEFIEKNVARGAKPPKPSKREMNTYSVEQLNFLLKTAKERTPVFYPIMYAAAHTGMRKSELIGLTWKNVDFHTQRLYIRQTITEANGQYFFNSIPKNEKPRGIKLTAELAKLLGSLKEEHEKQKKILGDGFNPHNLVFCNSKGNIMAPSEISRALKRAIKAANLPDIRFHDLRHSHATILLQANVHPKIVSARLGHSKISVTMDTYSHLTDSIEGIAVDTLDTLLE; encoded by the coding sequence ATGGCTGGCACTGGTTATCCAAAGCAGGATAAAAAAACAGGAAAGTGGATCTTTGTGATAGAAACCGGGAAAGATTCCAATGGGAAACGGACCAGAATAAAACGTTCCTTTAACACAAAAAAAGAAGCGAAGATAGCGATGGCAGAAGCTTTACTTGAGGTAAAAAATAACAGAAATAAACCAAACAATGTCCAGATTTCGGTAGGAGAATACCTATCCTATTGGCTTGAAAACTACGCAAAAACCAACACGAAACCTAAGACCTATGCCGAATACGAGAAAATTGTCAGAGCCCATCTAAAGCCGTCTCTAGGGCACATAGAGCTCCAAGAATTGAAAAGCACCCAGTTACAAAACTACTACAAAGAGAAATTGAACGTATTATCAGCTCAATCGGTCACCCATCATCATCGCGTTCTCTCAAAAGCCCTGAATGATGCCATTGACTGGGAGTTCATAGAAAAAAACGTGGCTAGAGGGGCTAAACCTCCTAAGCCATCCAAACGGGAAATGAACACCTATAGTGTTGAACAGCTCAATTTCCTGCTTAAAACAGCAAAAGAAAGAACTCCCGTGTTCTATCCGATTATGTATGCTGCTGCTCATACAGGCATGCGCAAAAGTGAGTTAATTGGCCTGACTTGGAAGAACGTTGACTTTCACACGCAAAGGCTCTATATACGGCAAACCATCACAGAAGCAAACGGTCAATATTTTTTCAATTCTATTCCTAAGAACGAAAAGCCAAGAGGGATAAAGTTAACGGCTGAACTGGCAAAGCTACTGGGGTCACTCAAAGAAGAACATGAGAAGCAAAAGAAAATACTAGGGGATGGCTTTAATCCTCATAATTTGGTCTTTTGCAACTCTAAAGGGAACATCATGGCCCCATCTGAAATATCTAGAGCATTGAAAAGAGCCATTAAGGCAGCCAATCTACCAGATATTCGGTTTCATGATTTACGCCATTCCCATGCAACTATCTTACTTCAAGCCAATGTTCATCCAAAAATCGTCAGCGCGCGTCTAGGACATTCCAAGATTTCGGTGACCATGGATACCTATTCACATCTGACCGATTCTATTGAAGGGATTGCGGTAGACACTTTAGACACCCTCCTGGAATAG
- a CDS encoding DUF4352 domain-containing protein: MAEKVKKPFYKKWWVWLLAVIIIGSIASGRGEEDATPKKIDSKAKATETAAAPEKKKEEVKKEAKKDVFAVGEAVQLGKNVLTVAKVEKSNGTELDTPQQGKEYIIVTVQIQNAGDQNISYNPFDFKMANSQGQIQDMGFTTVDSDTSLQSGELAPGDRYLVL; this comes from the coding sequence ATGGCGGAAAAGGTGAAAAAACCATTTTATAAGAAGTGGTGGGTCTGGTTACTTGCAGTGATCATTATTGGAAGTATTGCAAGTGGCAGGGGAGAAGAGGATGCTACTCCTAAAAAGATAGATTCAAAAGCCAAAGCTACAGAGACAGCTGCAGCACCTGAGAAGAAAAAAGAAGAAGTAAAAAAAGAAGCAAAGAAAGATGTTTTTGCAGTTGGTGAAGCAGTACAGTTAGGAAAGAATGTCTTAACAGTTGCAAAAGTTGAAAAATCGAATGGTACTGAATTGGATACTCCACAGCAAGGGAAAGAATATATAATTGTAACGGTTCAAATTCAGAATGCTGGTGATCAAAATATTTCCTACAACCCATTTGATTTTAAGATGGCAAATAGTCAAGGTCAAATTCAAGATATGGGATTTACAACAGTTGATTCTGATACTTCTTTACAATCAGGAGAATTAGCGCCAGGTGATCGGTATCTGGTACTATAG
- a CDS encoding DUF2621 domain-containing protein: MQQLSGWFLWFILFWVVFLVGSFAIGGFFMFRKFLKKMPKDDGKSVMDWEEHYVNETRHLWGAEEKALLEDLVSPVPELFRDVARHKIAGKIGELALNEKVEKITEELVIRGYIQATPKRDHKFLRKKLFENRIDVKPYEHLF; the protein is encoded by the coding sequence ATGCAGCAGTTGAGCGGTTGGTTTTTGTGGTTTATCCTATTTTGGGTTGTTTTTCTAGTAGGTTCATTCGCCATCGGCGGATTTTTTATGTTCCGTAAATTTTTGAAAAAAATGCCTAAAGACGATGGCAAGTCCGTAATGGATTGGGAAGAACATTATGTAAATGAAACCCGTCACTTATGGGGTGCTGAAGAAAAGGCACTACTTGAGGATTTGGTCAGCCCTGTCCCTGAGCTTTTCCGCGATGTTGCCCGTCATAAGATTGCTGGGAAAATTGGTGAGCTAGCGCTTAATGAGAAAGTCGAGAAGATTACCGAGGAACTCGTCATTCGCGGCTACATACAAGCAACACCAAAAAGAGATCATAAATTTTTACGCAAAAAGCTTTTTGAAAATCGAATTGATGTTAAGCCGTACGAGCATTTATTCTAA
- a CDS encoding cytochrome c biogenesis protein CcdC: MNYVVVSSIGAVFMGFFVLFVRMKAAKKPANVKKIILPPVFMSSGALMYVAPEFRLTPMEILEAVILGMLFSILLIKTSKFEVRENDIYLKRSKAFVFILVGLLVVRLVAKSILSSTIDFGQLSGMFFLLAFSMIVPWRIAMYRSYMKLYKGLQKN, encoded by the coding sequence ATGAACTACGTTGTTGTTTCTTCAATCGGTGCAGTCTTTATGGGCTTTTTCGTATTGTTCGTTCGTATGAAAGCCGCAAAAAAACCTGCAAATGTAAAAAAGATTATTCTACCGCCTGTTTTCATGTCCAGTGGGGCCTTGATGTACGTAGCGCCAGAGTTTCGCTTAACTCCAATGGAGATTTTAGAGGCCGTAATCCTCGGGATGCTCTTTTCTATCTTACTAATCAAGACCTCGAAATTTGAGGTGCGTGAAAACGATATTTATTTAAAACGGTCCAAGGCATTTGTTTTTATCTTAGTCGGCTTGTTAGTCGTCCGCCTCGTAGCTAAATCGATCTTAAGCAGCACGATTGATTTTGGTCAGCTAAGCGGAATGTTCTTCCTGCTCGCCTTCAGTATGATTGTTCCTTGGCGTATCGCGATGTATCGATCTTATATGAAACTATATAAAGGGTTACAGAAAAATTAA
- a CDS encoding cytochrome c biogenesis protein CcdA, which produces MSDVNVFIALGAGFLSFISPCCLPLYPAFLSYITGMSVGELKTENAMLQKRSLLHTIFFLLGFSAIFIAIGFGTSFIGRFFYEYKDLIRQLGGIFIVLFGLMIVGVFKPEFLMKDRKLEFKNRPSGFIGSILIGMAFAAGWTPCTGPILSSVILLAGSNPGSGVLYMTAYSLGFAIPFLILSFFVGRMQWIRKNSGKIVKIGGYIMIAMGVILFFDWMTKIIIVFQSMFGGFSGF; this is translated from the coding sequence ATGTCTGATGTAAATGTGTTTATAGCCCTAGGGGCCGGATTTTTGAGTTTTATCTCACCATGCTGTTTACCACTTTATCCTGCATTTTTGTCTTATATCACGGGCATGTCTGTTGGAGAATTAAAAACTGAAAATGCTATGCTTCAAAAGCGAAGTCTTCTACATACTATATTTTTCCTTTTAGGGTTTTCAGCTATTTTCATAGCGATTGGTTTCGGGACTTCTTTTATCGGCCGATTTTTCTATGAATACAAAGATTTAATTCGTCAGCTTGGCGGAATTTTTATTGTCTTATTTGGACTAATGATTGTTGGTGTGTTTAAACCGGAATTTTTGATGAAAGACCGGAAGTTAGAGTTTAAAAATCGACCTTCTGGATTTATTGGTTCCATTTTAATTGGTATGGCTTTTGCTGCTGGATGGACGCCATGTACTGGTCCAATTCTATCGTCTGTGATTCTTCTTGCGGGATCGAATCCTGGATCAGGTGTTTTGTATATGACAGCTTATTCCCTAGGGTTTGCCATCCCATTTTTGATTTTATCTTTCTTTGTTGGAAGGATGCAATGGATTCGCAAAAACAGCGGCAAGATTGTGAAAATCGGTGGTTACATTATGATTGCCATGGGTGTAATCCTTTTCTTTGACTGGATGACAAAAATCATTATCGTCTTCCAAAGCATGTTTGGCGGCTTTAGTGGATTCTAA
- a CDS encoding aspartyl-phosphate phosphatase Spo0E family protein: MIKQELITLIEKKRAELIQVAITNGLSSSVAIRYSQELDHLLNEYNRVYIKKVPSSAC, translated from the coding sequence GTGATTAAACAAGAATTAATTACCTTAATTGAAAAAAAACGTGCTGAATTAATTCAAGTCGCGATAACGAACGGTTTGTCTTCCTCCGTAGCAATTCGCTATAGTCAGGAACTTGATCATCTTTTAAATGAATATAATAGAGTATATATAAAAAAAGTTCCATCATCGGCTTGCTAG
- a CDS encoding IS3 family transposase (programmed frameshift) → MSKRLFTEKEVKILSNNPYVKSVRSKGITYTDEFKHLFIEENAGGKLPREIFEQCGFDIDVLGMDRVRAAGKRWRASYRENGVAGLRDTRGENSGRLGERELTLEEKFARLEAQNNLLKAENELLKKIRFCRKGAEKEPITLPTDQKFILIRSVIQKYKLKNMVSYLCNVAGVSRSGYYNYFSERSQKIRKEKEAEDEKVKEIILKAFHFKRRKKGARQIKMTLAGQFNVKYNLKRIRRIMKKYGIICPIRKANPYRRMMKATQEHRVVPNLLNREFKQEIPYKVLLTDITYLFYGEGRKAYLSAIKDGSTGELLAYNISERMTIDLATDTLKKLKKNKHFKKAKDALIHSDQGVHYTHPDFQKAVKKLKLRQSMSRRGNCWDNAPQESFFGHLKDEAYIKECTTLEELKREIKQYMTYYNHYRYQWNLKKMTPVQYRDHLLKSA, encoded by the exons ATGAGTAAGAGATTATTTACAGAGAAAGAGGTTAAGATTCTTTCTAATAACCCTTATGTTAAATCAGTTAGATCAAAGGGAATAACCTATACAGATGAGTTTAAGCATCTTTTCATTGAAGAAAATGCAGGTGGAAAGCTACCTAGAGAGATATTTGAACAATGTGGATTCGATATTGATGTTTTAGGAATGGATCGTGTTAGAGCTGCTGGTAAGAGATGGCGCGCCTCCTATAGAGAAAACGGAGTAGCCGGTCTACGCGATACCAGAGGTGAAAATTCAGGGAGACTTGGTGAAAGGGAGCTAACACTAGAAGAGAAATTTGCGAGATTAGAAGCTCAAAATAATTTATTAAAGGCAGAAAATGAACTATTAAAAAAGATACGAT TTTGCAGAAAGGGGGCTGAAAAGGAACCTATAACCTTACCCACTGATCAAAAGTTTATCCTTATCCGTTCAGTTATACAGAAATATAAGTTGAAGAATATGGTGAGCTATTTATGTAACGTGGCTGGTGTTTCACGGTCTGGTTATTATAATTATTTCTCTGAACGGTCACAAAAAATAAGAAAAGAAAAAGAAGCGGAAGATGAGAAAGTGAAGGAGATCATCCTAAAAGCCTTTCATTTTAAACGCCGTAAGAAAGGGGCACGTCAAATTAAAATGACTTTGGCGGGTCAATTTAATGTTAAATACAATTTAAAACGGATTAGAAGAATCATGAAGAAATACGGTATTATTTGCCCTATTAGAAAGGCAAATCCCTATAGACGGATGATGAAAGCCACACAAGAACATAGAGTCGTACCAAACCTTTTAAATCGGGAATTTAAACAGGAAATCCCTTATAAAGTTCTTCTAACAGATATCACTTACTTATTTTACGGTGAAGGTCGGAAAGCTTATTTATCAGCCATAAAAGATGGTTCCACAGGTGAACTATTAGCCTATAATATTTCAGAACGTATGACCATTGATTTAGCCACAGACACTCTTAAAAAACTAAAGAAGAATAAACACTTTAAAAAAGCGAAAGATGCATTGATCCATTCAGACCAAGGAGTACATTATACGCATCCGGATTTTCAAAAAGCTGTAAAAAAACTTAAACTACGCCAATCTATGTCAAGAAGAGGTAATTGTTGGGATAACGCACCTCAAGAATCTTTCTTTGGCCACTTAAAAGACGAAGCTTATATAAAAGAATGTACAACCCTAGAGGAGCTAAAAAGAGAAATTAAGCAATATATGACGTATTACAACCACTATAGATATCAATGGAATTTAAAAAAGATGACCCCTGTTCAATACAGAGACCATCTTCTTAAATCTGCCTAG
- a CDS encoding ABC transporter transmembrane domain-containing protein: MDEKIQLSEREQRKILFRLLSYTRPHKKIIGLAFVLLLLTTIGDIVLPILVKIFIDDYLTPGRLVYQPLLVLGSVYMGIQVVKAILLFFQFVKFQEIALYIIQQLRIDVFSKVQSLGLRYFDRTPAGSIVSRVTNDTEAIKDMFVTVLATFIQSGFLLTGIFIAMFILNVKLALMCVIIIPILLFVMNLYRKLSSRFYLDMRERLSQLNAKLSESLQGMSIIQVFRQEKRLRNEFGEINEKHYNAGMKNIKIDGLLLRPAIDLIYTFALILVLSYFGFTSFQHSVEIGVIYAFINYLDRFFEPVNQMMMRLSLYQQAIVAGSRVFKLLDEEDLAPAQKEEKTLSIEEGKIEFKNLSFSYDGKRDVLKDITFTANPGETVALVGHTGSGKSSIINLMMRFYEFERGEILIDGASIREFTKPELREKMGLVLQDPFLFYGTVKDNIRLHNEGMTEEQVEEAARFVQAHTFIEKLDDGYSHKVVERGSTFSSGQRQLIAFARTIAANPKILVLDEATANIDTETEEAIQTALAKMRKGRTTIAIAHRLSTIQDADLILVLHQGEIVERGTHQELLALGGLYHKMFLLQNGGVERLEDVVN, from the coding sequence ATGGATGAGAAAATACAATTGTCAGAACGTGAACAAAGGAAAATCTTATTTCGCCTTCTATCCTACACCAGGCCACATAAAAAAATAATCGGTCTTGCTTTTGTTTTATTACTATTAACCACCATTGGAGATATTGTTCTTCCTATTTTAGTGAAGATTTTTATCGATGATTATTTGACACCAGGGAGGCTAGTGTATCAACCATTACTGGTTCTTGGTTCAGTGTACATGGGCATTCAAGTGGTTAAAGCGATTTTATTATTTTTCCAATTTGTAAAATTCCAAGAGATCGCTTTATATATTATCCAGCAGCTTCGCATTGATGTGTTTTCGAAGGTGCAATCACTTGGGTTAAGATACTTTGATAGAACGCCTGCAGGGAGCATTGTATCGCGGGTGACGAATGATACGGAAGCGATTAAGGATATGTTTGTTACTGTTCTAGCGACCTTTATCCAGAGTGGATTTTTGCTTACAGGAATATTTATTGCCATGTTTATCTTAAATGTAAAACTTGCCTTAATGTGTGTCATTATTATTCCAATATTACTATTTGTCATGAACTTATACAGGAAATTAAGCTCTCGTTTCTATCTTGATATGCGTGAACGACTCAGCCAATTGAATGCCAAGTTAAGCGAATCTTTGCAGGGGATGTCGATTATCCAGGTATTTCGTCAGGAAAAACGTCTTCGTAACGAGTTCGGTGAAATTAACGAGAAGCATTACAATGCAGGGATGAAAAATATTAAGATTGATGGATTGCTATTACGACCAGCAATTGATTTGATTTATACATTTGCCTTAATCCTTGTGTTAAGCTATTTCGGATTTACTTCCTTTCAACATAGTGTGGAAATTGGGGTCATCTACGCGTTTATTAATTATTTGGACCGTTTCTTTGAACCGGTAAATCAAATGATGATGAGGCTCTCCTTGTATCAACAAGCGATTGTGGCTGGTTCACGAGTGTTTAAATTATTAGATGAAGAAGATTTAGCTCCTGCCCAGAAGGAAGAGAAGACCCTATCGATTGAAGAAGGAAAGATAGAGTTTAAGAATCTAAGCTTTTCCTATGATGGAAAAAGGGATGTCTTAAAGGATATTACTTTTACAGCAAATCCAGGTGAAACGGTTGCTCTTGTTGGGCATACAGGAAGCGGAAAGAGTTCTATTATTAATCTAATGATGCGATTCTATGAATTTGAACGTGGTGAAATTTTGATTGATGGAGCCTCGATTCGTGAGTTTACCAAACCTGAGTTAAGGGAGAAGATGGGACTTGTATTACAGGATCCGTTTTTGTTTTATGGGACGGTAAAGGATAATATTCGACTTCATAATGAAGGGATGACGGAGGAACAAGTCGAAGAAGCGGCAAGGTTTGTTCAGGCTCATACCTTTATCGAAAAGCTGGATGATGGATATAGCCATAAAGTGGTAGAAAGAGGGTCTACTTTTTCAAGCGGGCAACGGCAGTTAATTGCATTTGCCAGGACCATTGCCGCCAATCCGAAGATATTGGTTCTAGATGAAGCAACAGCTAATATTGATACGGAAACAGAAGAAGCCATACAAACAGCTTTGGCGAAGATGCGAAAAGGTCGTACCACTATCGCCATTGCCCACCGTCTTTCAACCATTCAGGATGCCGATTTAATCCTAGTTCTTCATCAGGGGGAAATCGTGGAACGTGGTACCCATCAAGAGCTATTAGCTTTGGGTGGTTTATATCACAAGATGTTCCTACTGCAAAATGGGGGAGTAGAGCGTCTAGAGGATGTCGTAAATTAA